The region TCATCACTAGAATTGAGAACACAACAATTGATGGCTATAACAGCTTGAAAGGAGGTGCCTCAGCGGCAGGAGCATAGTATTTTTATCTAAGGTTTGGAAGAGTTTCTAAAGATTTGACATTTGGACAAGACTTCTTTAGATTTTAGAGTTAAAAGTGTAATGAATATCTAAGTGAAATGTATTTCTCGCATTACTCTTGTAATACTATTGTTATAGCCTTATAGGGAATGAtatgtgttatatttttaacatatttaatAGAGTattgctaataaaaaaaaaaaaacacttcttttAAGAATCTGTACTCTATCATGTGATGCTCATTCAAtgaaattatctttttttttttcctctggtTTAATATATTTAGTCGAAcccatttttggttttttttttcactgatTTATTTATGGGGGATTAGTATTTGTTGCaaaatacttatatatatatatatatatatatataaacattggGATGTGTAGATTGCAAAGTTGACTTTGGTGATGATAAATTTGGACCAGATCCGTCTTGTAGGCcttaatttaaaagtttaattatttatttattttttgtttagattttatAATTCCATTATATTTCAATAATAGACTAAATAATTTGTTGATAAAGGTCAAAGAaaactttgtaattttttatgtttttaattaaaaatcaaaacacatgttagaattaattataaaaaaagggcTAAAAAAGTTGGGTTAATTTGACGAAAATTAATTGTATTTCATTTGCTCCCTATCTTtcacaaatttaataattgagGGTCTGATAGCTTCATccattgatttaatttaatttaatttaatttaatttaatttaatttaatttaatttaattattaattaattatttaattgaaaattaattaaaaattaatatatatatatatatatatataataatctagtcatagatttataaattttagtgcttgtttattatataatatagagaTAACCGaatatgttaataataattttaaaatattgatattatttgtTGTAAAAGTCATTAAATTAAGGCAATTCAATAAAAGGTATACCTCGGTTTCGCGCTAATTATTATCGAACCATATCCTCAGTTGCGGACTCAGGAATTTAGTTTAGCCCAggcttaaataaaagtcaatattttcatattcctcCCCTTTTAATTTTCTGGCATTCTTAGCCCAACCATGGCCTCTCCTCAGTCCAACCACGACCAGTGGCAGAACCAGAACTCATCGGTAAAGGGGGTTGAAGTCAACTACTATCATTGTGAGAGAtgttttgaataatttctcaaattttattaaaacttaaaattttattaatttttaaattaaaaaaaaattcattactaaaattttttacatttgtcatgcgacattatcaatttaattttttcttaattattaaaaaaattataaagtattgaacattgtatttttataatttttaaaatttttgaaaaaaacttgtttttaattattaaaaacttaacatTGCAAACTCATAGATTTGAACCATGGTGGACTCTTATTATCCAATTCTCAaaaaccactcaagcacatgGCCATTACATATTtgctaaataaaaacaaaatattattaaacattaatattcatatGAGAAATCTTATTGGACACCGTTCTTTTAAAGTTTTTCGTTCAGCCATATCCTTGTGATTATCACTCCATTCGGCATCCTACAAGTAGAAGGATAAAGGCCTTGTTTGGgtaagcttttgaaaaaaagtgatTTTGTGTTAAGatgtagaagcacttttttttaaagtgttttTGAAAGTAAGTTAAgtgatttttaatgttttatgtttgggtAAGTTAATGCAAAAGCACTTTTATAAGTGTGAAGTTATTTGAATGTGGATTTTTAAAAGGGCTTTTAGAGGtgacaaattactaaaatggacaTTCATTGAGTTTTTATTGGGTTAGtattatatattactattactaatgataatgaaaacattgttagtattaataataataacttaatgtattattattataacttaatgattgtgattataataataatttttattaattatcattattattatgattatcataataattagtattaattatcattattatactatgattataataataatcattattattaataataataataattattattattattgttattattattataacttaatgtattatgattatcataataattagtattaattatcattattattataattattgttattattattataacttaatatactatgattataataataatcattattaattatcattattattattataattattgttattattataacttaatattaattatcattattattattatttttattattataacttaatgtattatgattataataataattattataataattattgttattataataataataataataattataattattattattgttgtgattgttgttgtgcttgtttaataagcacaaaaaaaacttaagacttGAATATTAAACTTAAGATTTTTCCAACCTTCTTTTGTAAAGTGTGTATGCGGCCTATTGCCAATCTGGACCTCCTCgacacatatttttaaaaacatttcagTATTTGTGTCATCCCATCTTCCTTTTGGAGTATTTTCACTTGCTACCAAATTCACATCACCCACATTTGTCCCTAGTTTTGAGGCCatgttcaaaaatatttatcctCTTGAgcccttaataaaaaaaataacataacgaAATCAACATAGAAATCATGTTTTAAttacatacaaaaaaaataatcttgtgACCATCAACATAAAACCTAAATCTTAACACTTCTTgacataaattatatatatattattcattaacCAACAACCAggacaacatatatatatatatatatatatatattaaaaccatTCTAATCAAAGTCAATGGttgtatatatactaatataatgTGAGTTTTATTTGATACTAAGTTTTTGTTAATATGACTTCTTTCTTATGGTTTTAAATATCACCCTGTTGCAATGAATAATCCTGCTGCACATGCATGAAAACAAATATCGTATCCCAATGTTAGTATATATACCATACTGCAATGAATAATTTTGCTACACTgtctttgttttataataattaatcacaTTATGTAACATTGAGAAGTGCTATTTGTCTTCTCAAGTTGTCCAAATCAACTCCCAAATAAATGATAGTAGTTCAAATACTATTGCTATGTGACATTTGTTTAAAATACTAATTCAAATCGGTGAAAATAACATTACTGTATAGTTAATGAAATCATAATTAATGTttgttgtataaaaaaaaaaacatgattataAACCCAAGTGAGAGAAACTAATCTACTAAAGAATCAACTTTTGGGTTATAATCAAAATGACAAGGTTTTCAAATCCCATGGCCTACCTAAAAAGCATGATGATCAACTCTGCTTTCCTAATTAAGTCATGTCTGGTCAACTCCTTTGTCAATCAATGAGCCAATTCATTTCTACAGGAATgatataatagtaataggccGCCATGCTTGATTCAAGTCATAAAAAACCAACACTCATTAGTTAAACAGCCTATACTTAATTGAATGGAAATTTCATTTATACATATTTGATGcttgttttataaaattattttgtaaaagtTTGAACAGCATGAGATTGTGAAAGGCTTGCCAAACACacaacaacaaaattattatgCTATGCACACTTGAAAATACCTGCACTAATTATTATCCAATAgcttaatttcaaaattcaaaaacatcaGACAATTTTGTatcattattttcttgattgttttttttgtgAGATCATGAAATTGTCACTAATGTTATAATATGTAGttttccactttttcaaaaaacaaaactaaaaataaaaacaaaaacaaattctttTCCTTATCCCCATCATTTTCTATGTCCCCtcttaattttttctaattcctGTCCTCAATGCAAAATAATCCGAACGCCATTAAAGCAACACATAAATCCCAGATCAACCACCACATAAATCTCCATTGCAAGCATCAAAGCAgcacataaatattaaaattaaaaaaaaagattttttttgcttttagaaACATAAAGTAATTCATCAAGCATAATATAATCAACCATAGATCTGATCTCCTCATGAATCTCAAACAAACACCAACGATTCTccctcaaatttttaaaaaaaggccATGAATCTCAATCACCCATTCACATTGCCTAAAACATTCATCAGCTCAAGCAACTGAATAAATACGAATACATTAATTCCTAACAAAACACATCCCAGTGAACAAAGTTTTCTCCCTAAATTTTGAACCGATCTAGGGTATCAAAACATGGTCTCACACAAATCATCACATATCCAAACTAGAGAAAACCGAAACTAACGATGAATCACATGAGACATACCTCTAAATTTTACCCAAAGATCACCGGAGTCCAAGGCCAAAGctcttcttccctttttttcctttcttcctttctctattCCTTTGTCTTGATGAAGGATGTAGGAGAAGAAGGTGGAGTAAAGTgtataatttcttaatttgttGAGGGTAAAATGGGAATTAGGCAACCATTAAAATAGCTTTtgtaaagtgttttttttagaagCACCTGTTGAGCAGCTTCtcaaaaaagctgaaaaaaagCTTTTTTAACATCTTTAGTTTTTTCctaaaagccaatacaaacatgaattttaaaacccaaaagtgcttaacttataaaaaaacacttctgggcTTTAAAAAAGCTCATCCAAACATGGCCAAAATGGTACTTTTAAATCTTGAGCCCAAAGTCGGACTTCATAAagtaactaataaaattttcaagtaaTTTTCTTAAAATGTTATCTGAAATTAATATATCCAAATAAGAATCCAACGTGGCCGTTTCTTAACCGCTAAAACCCGTTGTCCTCCATGTTCAAATATTAACCATTGGATCGTTGAAAAAACTCCCTATCTGCTCAGCGCGGGAAGCACTTATTCATCACCATCACATTCACTAACCTAGAAACCCTCATCTCTCTTCAGCGATCTCTCCAATGGAGTACAACGCCATGGTTTGGTTTCGCAAAGGGCTTCGAATTCATGACAACCCAGCCCTTGACCTCGCTTGCCGGCGATCAAAGCATCTCTTCCCGGTCTTCGTTCTCGATCCGCGATACCTAGACCCGGACCCCTCGGCCTTCTCTCCCGGTTCCACTCGCTCTGGCCTTAATCGGATCCGGTTCCTCCTGGAAAGCCTCTCCGATCTAGATTCCAGTCTCAGGAAGCTTGGTTCTCGTCTCCTTGTCCTCCGCGGGGATCCCGTCCGTGTGGTTTCCCAGATTTTGATGGATGTGAGCTTCGATAGTGTTTTATCGTTTAGGGTTTTTGTAATGACCTGCTTTTCTATAGTTTCATTGCTTGAAATCATTTGAATTTATTCTCAAAGGTGGATTTTTATTACGAATTGATATTATTAGGTTAAAAATGGGACCTTGGTGCTAAAATCTTTGTTCTGGATTTGCAGTGGAACATTGGAACCCTTTGCTTTGAGTTTGATACGGAACCCTACTCACAAGTTCGAGATAATCAAGTGAAGGTGAGACATTTTTGCCCATGTAAGAAATGTAGGATTTTGTCATTTGTGTTTTATATAATTACTATGTCGTAAATTACTTGTGAGTAGGATTTTGCATCAAAATGTGGGATTCAGGTGTTTTCTCCCATCAGCCATACTCTCTTCAATCCTGTAGATATCATCAAAAAGGTAAAATGTTGGATCTCTACATTATGTTTTATTGTGCATTCTCATGAAGAATGCTTTCCGttgaatgatattttttattgtgttctctttgttatttatgGAGGGTAAATTAATGAGAACAATTGGATCAATATGTTTCATGTGAATTTTTCTACATGGACGAGGTGGTGTATCTActgtttttgaataattaatcatggttttcattttttttccttccccAAACAGTTGTATCAGCTAACCCTAAGTAAACAAgtataaactatcaaaatttgATTGCTTTTGTATATGATTCATCATCTTGGtagctaatattttttttatctttcttacTGAATGTAAACGCAAAGAATGGGGGAAAGCCACCTTTGACATATCAAGCATTTGTGAAGCTTGCTGGGAAACCTCCACCACCCCTTACTGAAACATACACTTGGCTCCCTCCAATAGGTGACCTACAGGGCTGTGAATTGTTAGATATTCCACAAATTGATGAACTTGGCTATGGAGATATAAGTCAGGTTTGTGCCATTCACTTCTGGAAGCTGAAGTTCTTTTTTAACACCATTGATATGTTTAGTTTCTACCTCATAGGAAGAATTTTCTCCCATTCGAGGAGGTGAATCAGAAGCTCTTAAGAGGTTGGAGGAATCCCTCAAAAATAAGGTATACCAGGAGTTTGATTGTTTTATATTTCCAACTTTTACTCATTTTATTACTGACTATTGCAGGAGTGGGTGGCAAAATTTGAGAAACCTAAGGGTGATCCCTCTGCATTTCTTAAGCCTGCAACCACACTCTTATCACCATATTTGAAGGTTTGTTAGCCATTTTGTCATTCACTTCTTCTTTCTGTTAAAAATCAGATGCTTATGGGACTAGTATTTATCATAGACATTGTCCACCATTGCTTATcgttatttgaatgtgaacctGCAGTTTGGGTGTCTTTCATCAAGATACTTTTATCAGTGCATTCAGAATGT is a window of Dioscorea cayenensis subsp. rotundata cultivar TDr96_F1 chromosome 5, TDr96_F1_v2_PseudoChromosome.rev07_lg8_w22 25.fasta, whole genome shotgun sequence DNA encoding:
- the LOC120261720 gene encoding (6-4)DNA photolyase → MEYNAMVWFRKGLRIHDNPALDLACRRSKHLFPVFVLDPRYLDPDPSAFSPGSTRSGLNRIRFLLESLSDLDSSLRKLGSRLLVLRGDPVRVVSQILMDWNIGTLCFEFDTEPYSQVRDNQVKDFASKCGIQVFSPISHTLFNPVDIIKKNGGKPPLTYQAFVKLAGKPPPPLTETYTWLPPIGDLQGCELLDIPQIDELGYGDISQEEFSPIRGGESEALKRLEESLKNKEWVAKFEKPKGDPSAFLKPATTLLSPYLKFGCLSSRYFYQCIQNVYKNVGKHTFPPVSLVGQLLWREFFYTVAFGTPNFDQMKGNKICKQIPWNDNEGLLIAWREGRTGYPWIDAIMIQLKKWGWMHHLARHSVACFLTRGDLFIHWEKGRDVFERQLIDSDWAINNGNWLWLSCSSFFYQYHRIYSPTTFGKKYDPDGKFIRHFLPVLKDMPKEYIYEPWSAPLSVQEKAKCIIGRDYPKPVVDHGIASKECKRRIGEAYALNLPSDSLETEEKLSGLRRKLEEDNKDITTYISSKQRKRKDK